A genomic window from Flavobacterium phycosphaerae includes:
- a CDS encoding exo-beta-N-acetylmuramidase NamZ family protein has protein sequence MISNLVFKNTVLFSVLLLLSCGSQKGQGIRDKAAIEEQNADSRTQTTTIKTGADNTTAYLPLLKNKKVGIVTNQTGILSNKTHVVDFLLEQKINLIKIYAPEHGFRGTADAGEHVVDGKDTKTGLPILSLYGDNKKPKAEQLAGIDVMVFDLQDVGARFYTYISSLHYIMEACAENNIPLLVLDRPNPNGSLVDGPILEKEFTSFIGMHPIPTLHGMTIGEYAQMINGEKWLKDGVQCKLTVIPCLNYNRNMFYSLPVKPSPNLPNDQAINLYASLCLFEGTNVSSGRGTEKQFQIYGSPLLPKSDFSFTPVANFGSKDPMNKGLLCYGEDLTQAPKVYQLELKWLIKAYTTTADPSKFFTPFFTKLAGTKKLQQQIEAGVSEADIRKSWEKGLAEFKTMRKKYLIYN, from the coding sequence ATGATTTCAAATTTGGTGTTCAAAAATACAGTTTTATTCTCGGTTTTGCTACTACTTTCTTGTGGGAGTCAAAAGGGACAAGGGATAAGAGACAAGGCAGCGATTGAAGAGCAGAATGCAGACAGCAGAACACAAACAACAACAATTAAAACCGGTGCTGATAACACTACTGCTTATTTACCATTATTAAAAAACAAAAAGGTTGGGATTGTGACCAATCAGACCGGGATACTTTCCAACAAAACCCATGTGGTAGATTTTCTTTTGGAACAAAAAATAAACCTTATCAAAATCTACGCTCCGGAACATGGCTTCCGCGGAACCGCTGATGCCGGAGAACATGTAGTTGATGGCAAAGACACTAAAACAGGATTGCCTATTCTTTCTTTATATGGTGATAATAAAAAACCCAAAGCAGAACAATTGGCCGGTATTGATGTAATGGTTTTTGATTTGCAGGATGTGGGAGCACGATTCTATACTTATATTTCTTCGTTGCATTATATAATGGAGGCTTGTGCTGAAAACAACATTCCGCTGCTAGTTTTGGACCGACCAAATCCTAACGGAAGCCTTGTTGACGGTCCTATACTGGAAAAAGAATTTACCAGTTTTATAGGGATGCACCCCATCCCGACACTTCACGGCATGACCATAGGCGAATATGCTCAAATGATAAACGGTGAGAAATGGCTGAAGGATGGCGTTCAGTGCAAACTGACTGTAATTCCTTGCCTGAACTACAACCGCAATATGTTTTACAGTCTGCCGGTTAAACCTTCACCAAACTTGCCGAATGACCAAGCCATTAATCTTTACGCGAGTTTGTGTTTGTTTGAAGGCACGAATGTAAGTTCGGGACGCGGGACTGAGAAACAGTTCCAGATTTATGGCTCTCCGTTGCTACCGAAAAGCGATTTCAGCTTTACTCCGGTGGCTAATTTTGGTTCTAAAGACCCAATGAACAAAGGATTATTATGCTATGGCGAGGATTTGACTCAAGCCCCCAAAGTTTACCAACTCGAATTAAAATGGTTAATTAAAGCCTATACCACTACTGCTGACCCTTCGAAGTTCTTTACTCCTTTCTTTACCAAGTTAGCCGGAACCAAAAAACTGCAACAGCAAATTGAAGCCGGAGTATCAGAAGCAGACATCCGAAAATCATGGGAGAAAGGGTTGGCGGAATTTAAAACGATGCGAAAGAAGTATTTGATTTACAATTAA
- a CDS encoding PH domain-containing protein, with protein sequence MKTYKSKVDWWLVIIILAVFGYPIVDGILSKEYILSIVFSGILLLFYFLASMLRYKIDGEKLKIGYTSIDIKTIRKIYATRNPLSAPALSINRIAIVYNKFDEVLISPKDREDFIQELLKVNPDIIVEV encoded by the coding sequence ATGAAAACATACAAATCAAAAGTGGATTGGTGGTTAGTTATCATTATCCTCGCTGTCTTTGGTTATCCTATTGTAGACGGCATTCTCTCAAAAGAGTACATACTTTCAATTGTTTTTAGCGGAATACTGCTCTTGTTTTATTTTTTAGCAAGTATGCTTCGGTACAAAATTGATGGTGAAAAACTTAAAATTGGGTACACATCGATTGATATTAAAACAATTCGCAAAATATACGCTACACGAAACCCACTCAGTGCCCCGGCGCTTTCAATTAACCGAATAGCTATTGTATATAATAAATTTGACGAGGTTTTAATCTCTCCCAAAGACCGGGAAGATTTTATACAGGAATTGCTCAAAGTCAATCCGGATATAATCGTCGAAGTTTAA
- a CDS encoding YkgJ family cysteine cluster protein encodes MLKPSLNEIQKLAKDKHIENKKYFDKLKKKTPKNLDYVMQDLHEAEFKRTDCLNCANCCKTTGPLFTLADIERISKHLKQKPQQFIDRYLRIDEDKDYVLQSVPCTFLDNENYCMIYDVRPKACREFPHTDRKKFQQIADLTLKNVAICPAAFNIVEEMKKKLPL; translated from the coding sequence ATGCTGAAGCCATCCTTAAACGAAATTCAAAAGTTAGCCAAAGATAAGCATATCGAAAACAAAAAGTATTTTGATAAGCTTAAAAAGAAAACACCCAAGAATTTGGATTATGTGATGCAGGATTTACATGAAGCCGAGTTCAAACGAACGGATTGCCTCAACTGTGCCAACTGCTGCAAAACTACAGGGCCACTTTTCACCTTAGCCGATATTGAACGCATTTCGAAGCATTTGAAACAAAAGCCACAGCAGTTTATCGACCGGTATTTGCGTATTGATGAAGACAAAGATTACGTTTTGCAAAGCGTTCCGTGTACGTTTTTGGATAATGAAAATTACTGTATGATTTACGATGTGCGCCCCAAAGCCTGTCGCGAATTTCCGCATACCGACAGAAAAAAGTTCCAACAAATTGCTGATTTGACTTTAAAGAATGTGGCTATTTGTCCAGCGGCCTTCAATATTGTAGAAGAAATGAAGAAAAAGTTACCTTTATAA
- a CDS encoding class I SAM-dependent methyltransferase, translated as MKDLFGKAILDFQTNTTPEDLVTETNISEADEMSVAYLFRKYTEMPKLEKKALQLAQGKILDVGCGAGSHSLYLQEKGFDVTGIDISPNAIEACQLRGLKKAKVQHLLEVGNEKFDTILLLMNGTGIFGTLAETSKYLQKLKSLLAPNGQILIDSSDIIYMFDDDEDGGKWIPGDGYYGELTFTVSYKGETEAPFPWLYLDYNTLQNAAQANGLQCKLVAEGNHFDYLAKLF; from the coding sequence ATGAAAGACCTTTTTGGCAAAGCCATACTCGATTTTCAAACCAATACTACTCCGGAGGATTTAGTAACCGAAACTAACATCTCAGAAGCCGATGAAATGAGTGTGGCCTATCTTTTCCGAAAGTATACCGAAATGCCAAAGCTCGAAAAGAAAGCGTTGCAACTCGCCCAAGGTAAAATTCTCGATGTAGGTTGCGGCGCCGGAAGCCACAGTTTGTACTTGCAGGAAAAAGGATTTGATGTTACTGGTATTGACATTTCACCCAATGCCATCGAAGCTTGTCAACTTCGCGGACTTAAAAAGGCCAAAGTACAGCATCTCTTAGAAGTCGGAAACGAAAAATTTGACACCATTTTGTTGTTGATGAACGGCACCGGGATTTTCGGAACCCTAGCCGAAACCTCAAAATATTTGCAAAAACTAAAGTCTTTATTAGCGCCAAACGGTCAAATCTTGATTGACAGTTCTGATATTATTTATATGTTTGATGACGATGAAGATGGTGGCAAATGGATTCCGGGTGATGGTTATTATGGCGAATTGACGTTTACCGTTTCGTACAAAGGCGAAACCGAAGCTCCTTTCCCATGGCTGTATCTTGACTACAACACCTTGCAGAATGCAGCTCAGGCCAACGGATTACAGTGCAAATTAGTAGCAGAAGGCAACCATTTTGATTATTTAGCCAAGCTTTTTTAG
- a CDS encoding aminotransferase class V-fold PLP-dependent enzyme, whose translation MKSQFLLDTTITYLNHGSFGACPKPIFDAFQRFQLELETDPTDFIVKRQPNYLKTARESLAKFVGCEAQDLFFTSNPTFAINVIMRNIKLNPGDEILSTNHEYGAMDRTWNFYCKKSGAKYIRQNISLPVTSKEQIIEEFWKGYNGNTKVVFLNQMSSATALIFPVKEICDRAKELGLITIIDGAHVPGHIDLNLTELNPDYYTGTLHKWMLAPKGSSFLYVKKEWQNDLEPLVVSWGYESVAPGESQFLDYHELQGTRDISAFLCTPNVVEFLEKNDWKTVSKNCKQIVLNNYQRFCDLLNTEPIAPITGEFLGQMASIPVNTNKPAELKNLLYNQYKIQVPVMSLNDGFYIRYSINAYNSQADLDRLYNALEEIISTTDLIKV comes from the coding sequence ATGAAATCACAATTCCTTTTAGACACTACTATCACTTATTTAAACCACGGTTCGTTTGGTGCTTGTCCCAAACCTATTTTTGACGCCTTTCAACGTTTTCAGTTAGAACTCGAAACCGACCCGACAGACTTTATCGTAAAACGACAGCCAAACTATTTGAAAACGGCCCGAGAAAGCTTAGCCAAGTTTGTGGGCTGTGAAGCACAAGATTTGTTCTTTACGTCTAATCCAACTTTTGCCATTAATGTCATTATGCGAAATATAAAGCTTAATCCGGGAGATGAGATTTTGAGTACCAATCATGAATATGGTGCCATGGATAGAACTTGGAATTTTTATTGCAAAAAGTCCGGAGCCAAATATATTCGCCAAAACATCAGCTTGCCGGTTACTTCCAAAGAACAAATCATTGAAGAATTTTGGAAAGGCTACAACGGTAATACCAAAGTGGTTTTTCTAAATCAAATGTCAAGTGCCACAGCCTTGATTTTTCCGGTTAAAGAAATTTGCGACAGAGCCAAGGAATTAGGTTTGATTACCATAATTGACGGTGCTCATGTGCCGGGGCATATCGATTTAAATCTTACCGAACTCAATCCCGATTACTATACAGGCACTTTACACAAATGGATGTTGGCTCCCAAAGGCAGTTCGTTTTTGTATGTGAAAAAAGAATGGCAGAATGATTTAGAACCTTTAGTGGTGAGCTGGGGTTATGAAAGTGTAGCGCCCGGCGAAAGTCAATTTTTAGATTATCACGAATTGCAAGGGACCCGAGATATTTCAGCTTTTTTGTGTACGCCCAATGTAGTGGAATTTTTAGAAAAGAATGATTGGAAAACGGTATCAAAAAACTGTAAGCAAATCGTGCTAAACAATTATCAACGTTTTTGCGATTTGTTGAATACCGAACCCATTGCTCCAATTACGGGAGAGTTTTTAGGACAAATGGCCAGTATTCCGGTTAATACGAACAAACCTGCTGAACTGAAGAATCTGTTGTATAATCAATACAAAATTCAAGTTCCTGTTATGTCTTTGAATGATGGTTTTTATATTCGGTATTCTATCAATGCTTATAATTCGCAAGCCGATTTGGATCGTTTGTATAACGCCTTGGAAGAAATCATCAGCACTACCGATTTGATAAAAGTATAA
- a CDS encoding DUF2059 domain-containing protein, with translation MKKILIAVAFAFISHVGFAQDEAFKKDVLKVIEMSGAANQMKSAKDQILQMVPKEKQAAFIVEFDATLPALYDKLAKIYMDEYSKEDIKAMLTFYDSPVGKKINDKAGVILEKSQAAGQEWGQGLQGMMMKYMQQ, from the coding sequence ATGAAAAAAATTTTAATCGCTGTAGCATTTGCTTTCATTTCTCATGTTGGTTTTGCTCAAGATGAAGCTTTCAAAAAAGATGTGTTGAAAGTTATTGAAATGAGTGGTGCTGCTAACCAAATGAAATCAGCAAAAGATCAAATCCTTCAAATGGTTCCAAAAGAAAAACAAGCCGCATTTATTGTCGAGTTTGATGCTACATTACCGGCATTGTATGATAAATTAGCCAAAATTTATATGGATGAATATAGTAAAGAAGACATTAAAGCTATGTTGACTTTTTATGATAGTCCGGTTGGGAAAAAGATCAATGACAAAGCAGGCGTTATATTAGAGAAATCACAAGCAGCCGGTCAAGAATGGGGTCAAGGATTGCAAGGGATGATGATGAAATACATGCAGCAATAA
- a CDS encoding energy transducer TonB: MKSISLLLFVLLPFSVLSQIQGEDEVYLSGDRIEAKFNGGGMEAFTKFIREEFDYSKVTKSGKMVGAFTIDVDGSVKNIKIVEFFDVESASEFIRVLKKCPKWEPAKRGGKPISIEIKYPMVFRQKK; the protein is encoded by the coding sequence ATGAAATCAATTTCACTTTTGTTATTTGTCTTATTACCTTTTTCCGTACTTTCACAAATTCAAGGAGAAGATGAAGTATATTTAAGTGGAGACAGAATAGAGGCTAAATTCAATGGAGGTGGGATGGAGGCCTTTACAAAATTCATCCGAGAAGAGTTTGATTATTCTAAAGTAACCAAATCCGGGAAGATGGTAGGAGCCTTTACAATTGATGTTGACGGAAGCGTAAAGAATATTAAGATTGTAGAATTCTTTGATGTTGAATCAGCATCCGAGTTTATTAGAGTTTTAAAGAAGTGTCCTAAATGGGAACCGGCCAAAAGAGGAGGGAAACCTATTAGTATTGAAATCAAATACCCAATGGTATTTCGACAAAAAAAATAA
- a CDS encoding 7-carboxy-7-deazaguanine synthase QueE, with translation MLSKETQLAVEKGEMLPLMEEFYTIQGEGFHTGTAAYFIRIGGCDVGCHWCDVKESWNATLHPPTSTDVIVDNAKKYADTVVVTGGEPLTWDMTLLTQKLKDKNLKVHIETSGAYPVTGHWDWFCLSPKKNKLPVADAYAIANELKVIIYNKHDFIFAEEQAAKVNQNAILFLQPEWSKKEEMTALIVDYVMKNPKWRVSLQTHKYLNIP, from the coding sequence ATGTTATCAAAAGAAACGCAATTAGCGGTCGAAAAAGGAGAAATGCTTCCGCTTATGGAAGAATTTTACACGATTCAAGGTGAAGGATTTCACACAGGAACGGCTGCTTATTTTATCCGAATTGGCGGTTGCGACGTAGGTTGTCATTGGTGTGATGTTAAAGAGAGCTGGAATGCCACTTTACATCCGCCGACTTCTACCGATGTCATTGTAGACAATGCTAAAAAATATGCAGATACGGTAGTAGTAACCGGAGGCGAACCCCTAACATGGGATATGACCTTGCTTACCCAAAAATTAAAAGATAAAAACCTGAAAGTACATATTGAAACTTCAGGGGCTTATCCGGTAACAGGGCATTGGGATTGGTTTTGCCTTTCGCCAAAGAAGAACAAACTGCCGGTAGCCGATGCTTATGCTATTGCCAACGAATTAAAAGTTATCATTTACAATAAACACGATTTTATTTTTGCCGAAGAGCAAGCGGCTAAAGTAAATCAAAATGCCATTCTCTTTCTGCAACCCGAATGGAGTAAAAAAGAAGAAATGACCGCTTTAATTGTTGATTATGTAATGAAAAACCCCAAATGGAGAGTGTCATTGCAAACCCATAAATATTTGAACATCCCTTAA